From a region of the Candidatus Eisenbacteria bacterium genome:
- a CDS encoding nucleoside-diphosphate kinase, with product MEETLFMIKPDAVRAKKIGAILAEVEKAGFEIASMKVAHLTPEDAREFYAVHEGKPFLDDLVAFMSSGPAVPCRLRRQDAIRTLRDLIGATDPKEAKPGTIRALHAESKQNNAVHASDSPGSARTEIQFFFGEGKPGR from the coding sequence GTGGAGGAAACGCTGTTCATGATCAAGCCCGACGCCGTGCGCGCCAAGAAGATCGGCGCGATTCTCGCGGAGGTCGAAAAGGCGGGGTTCGAGATCGCCTCGATGAAGGTGGCCCACCTCACCCCGGAAGACGCCCGCGAGTTTTACGCCGTGCACGAGGGGAAGCCTTTCTTGGATGACCTCGTCGCCTTCATGTCCTCGGGCCCGGCGGTCCCGTGCCGCCTCAGACGGCAGGATGCGATCCGGACCCTCCGCGATCTGATCGGCGCGACCGACCCGAAGGAGGCGAAGCCGGGCACGATCCGGGCGCTCCACGCGGAATCAAAGCAGAATAACGCGGTCCACGCCTCCGACTCTCCGGGCTCGGCCCGGACGGAGATTCAATTCTTCTTCGGGGAGGGCAAGCCAGGCCGCTAA
- a CDS encoding DUF177 domain-containing protein, whose product MQIDLRELADGQSHLTYEIQAPSVGLTPADLTVEGPLTLRLSLDRRGDEIWIRGKVQLVAHEECSRCLVEFSERLELEFEVFCAKVRNPNVASSRAADEEDGGVHFHDGRVLIIDEEIREAVILGIPMKPLCKESCAGLCPRCGEDRNQGPCRCARAAAG is encoded by the coding sequence ATGCAAATCGATCTCAGGGAGCTGGCCGACGGCCAGTCCCATCTCACTTACGAAATCCAGGCCCCTTCGGTGGGTCTCACGCCCGCGGATCTCACCGTCGAGGGGCCGCTTACCCTGAGGCTATCCCTCGACCGCCGGGGAGACGAAATCTGGATCCGTGGGAAGGTGCAACTCGTTGCGCACGAAGAATGTAGCCGCTGCCTCGTGGAGTTCTCGGAGAGACTCGAGTTGGAGTTCGAGGTCTTCTGTGCTAAGGTCCGGAATCCCAACGTCGCAAGCTCCAGGGCTGCGGATGAGGAGGATGGGGGGGTGCACTTCCACGATGGTCGTGTCCTCATCATCGACGAAGAGATCCGCGAGGCCGTGATCCTCGGCATACCGATGAAGCCACTCTGCAAGGAATCTTGCGCGGGGCTTTGCCCTCGGTGCGGCGAGGATCGCAATCAAGGACCCTGCCGCTGCGCGCGCGCGGCCGCCGGTTGA